A genome region from Populus alba chromosome 3, ASM523922v2, whole genome shotgun sequence includes the following:
- the LOC118037989 gene encoding probable nucleoside diphosphate kinase 5 isoform X1, whose translation MIPRLFFSVIFLVLSASFPISSGSEEKEKTLAMIKPDGLLGNYTERIKEVIVDYGFSILREITAQLDQDSASSFYAEHSSRSFFPSLINYMTSGPVLVMVLEKENAIADWRSLIGPTDACKAKITHPNSIRAMCGQDSEKNCVHGSDSLLSAQREISFFFEDVSSGETNTTHDEL comes from the exons ATGATTCCTCGCCTTTTCTTCTCCGTCATCTTCCTTGTGCTCTCTGCCTCTTTCCCTATCAG CAGTGGGagtgaagaaaaggaaaagacgtTAGCTATGATCAAGCCAGATGGATTGCTAGGTAATTATACTGAAAGGATAAAGGAGGTTATTGTGGATTATGGGTTTAGCATCTTGAGGGAAATTACCGCTCAACTTGACCAAGACAGTGCTTCAAGCTTTTACGCTGAACACTCTTCAAGAAGCTTCTTTCCAAGTCTTATCAACTACATGACAAG TGGTCCAGTTTTGGTCATGGTCTTGGAGAAGGAAAATGCAATTGCTGATTGGCGCTCTTTGATTGGACCAACTGATGCATGCAAAGCTAAGATTACTCATCCTAACAG tatCAGAGCAATGTGCGGCCAGGATTCAGAAAAGAACTGTGTTCATGGTTCAGACTCTCTCCTATCAGCTCAAAGGGAaatctcatttttctttgaagatGTATCttcag GTGAAACAAATACAACACATGATGAGCTCTAG
- the LOC118037989 gene encoding probable nucleoside diphosphate kinase 5 isoform X2: MIPRLFFSVIFLVLSASFPISGSEEKEKTLAMIKPDGLLGNYTERIKEVIVDYGFSILREITAQLDQDSASSFYAEHSSRSFFPSLINYMTSGPVLVMVLEKENAIADWRSLIGPTDACKAKITHPNSIRAMCGQDSEKNCVHGSDSLLSAQREISFFFEDVSSGETNTTHDEL, encoded by the exons ATGATTCCTCGCCTTTTCTTCTCCGTCATCTTCCTTGTGCTCTCTGCCTCTTTCCCTATCAG TGGGagtgaagaaaaggaaaagacgtTAGCTATGATCAAGCCAGATGGATTGCTAGGTAATTATACTGAAAGGATAAAGGAGGTTATTGTGGATTATGGGTTTAGCATCTTGAGGGAAATTACCGCTCAACTTGACCAAGACAGTGCTTCAAGCTTTTACGCTGAACACTCTTCAAGAAGCTTCTTTCCAAGTCTTATCAACTACATGACAAG TGGTCCAGTTTTGGTCATGGTCTTGGAGAAGGAAAATGCAATTGCTGATTGGCGCTCTTTGATTGGACCAACTGATGCATGCAAAGCTAAGATTACTCATCCTAACAG tatCAGAGCAATGTGCGGCCAGGATTCAGAAAAGAACTGTGTTCATGGTTCAGACTCTCTCCTATCAGCTCAAAGGGAaatctcatttttctttgaagatGTATCttcag GTGAAACAAATACAACACATGATGAGCTCTAG
- the LOC118037991 gene encoding protein DEEPER ROOTING 1, producing MKLFSWMQNKINGKHGNCRKPNTVLSATQHVKQESREEFSDWPHGLLAIGTFGNNELRDNNEIQDVEEDPSPSDDLQDFTPEEIGKLQKELTELLTRKPSSQDKEKEIANLPLDRFLNCPSSLEVDRRISNTVISDVDSHEDDIERTISVILGRCKDICENNNKKKAIGKRSISFLLKKIFVCTSGFAPQPSLRDTLQESRMEKLLRTLLHKKINPQSTSRASSMKKYIEDRSTPKKDKEDDEKRDKTSNGSKWVKTDSEYIVLEI from the exons ATGAAG CTGTTCAGCTGGATGCAGAATAAGATTAATGGCAAACATGGGAACTGCAGAAAACCAAACACAGTGCTCTCAGCTACTC AGCATGTGAAGCAAGAGTCCCGAGAGGAATTTAGCGATTGGCCTCATGGCCTGCTTGCAATAGGAACCTTTGGCAACAACGAACTTCGAGACAATAATGAAATCCAAGATGTTGAAGAGGACCCGTCGCCGTCCGATGATTTACAAGATTTCACACCTGAGGAAATCGGGAAATTGCAGAAAGAGTTGACAGAGCTTTTAACAAGAAAGCCATCTTCTCAGgacaaggaaaaggaaattgCAAACCTTCCATTGGATAGATTTCTTAATTGCCCGTCAAGCTTGGAGGTCGATAGAAGAATCAGTAATACAGTGATCAGCGATGTGGATAGCCATGAGGATGATATTGAGAGGACAATCAGTGTCATACTTGGCAGATGCAAAGACATCTGtgaaaacaataataagaagaaaGCTATTGGGAAGAGATCGATCTCTTTCCTTCtcaagaagatatttgtttgtACAAGTGGGTTTGCTCCACAACCAAGCTTGAGAGACACTCTTCAAGAATCAAGAATGGAGAAG CTTCTGAGAACATTGCTTCACAAGAAGATTAACCCACAGAGTACTTCCCGGGCATCGTCAATGAAGAAATATATTGAGGACAGAAGTACCCCGAAGAAGGACAAGGAAGATGATGAGAAGCGGGACAAGACCAGTAATGGATCTAAATGGGTCAAGACAGATTCagaat ATATTGTGCTAGAGATTTAA
- the LOC118037992 gene encoding sm-like protein LSM1B encodes MSWAGPEDIYLSTSLASYLDKKLLVLLRDGRKLMGILRSFDQFANAVLEGACERAIVGDLYCDIHLGLYVIRGENVVLIGELDLEREELPPHMTRVSEAEIKRAQKAEREATDLKGTMRKRMEFLDLD; translated from the exons ATGTCTTGGGCAGGCCCGGAAGATATCTACCTCTCTACTTCTCTTGCTAGCTATCTTGATA AGAAGCTTCTTGTGCTTCTACGAGATGGCCGAAAGCTCATGGGAATACTTCGTTCTTTTGACCAATTTG CCAATGCTGTTCTTGAAGGTGCATGTGAAAGAGCTATTGTTGGCGACCTTTATTGCGACATCCACTTGGGTCTATATGTAATTCGTGGCGAGAATGTTGTCTTAATTGGGGAGCTG GATTTGGAGAGGGAGGAACTTCCACCGCATATGACTCGTGTTTCAGAAGCAGAAATTAAAAGG GCACAGAAAGCAGAAAGGGAGGCTACAGATCTCAAAGGTACAATGAGGAAAAGAATGGAGTTCCTTGATTTGGATTAG
- the LOC118037993 gene encoding uncharacterized protein: MFRVYESILFCVWLFMSLIVEGSVHEYKGERFVGKGNAFVVHGGSEGIYSSASENVNEKSVLPANGDSYIRFKKITFRRTQEFSNFSSGLVQAIVFEVEDRESIGGSAYGGQRAVCCTADLAKLGVCSEGEIIHRPSTKNPGWPQVFGVAFYADEVVATLPSKSIQISRTGMYNLYFMHCDPNLKEVVVEGNTIWKNPSGYLPGRMAPLMKFYGFMSLAFVILGLFWFSQYARFWKEVFPLQNCITMVITLGMFEMAFWYFDYAEFNETGIRPTGITVWAVTFGTIKRSVARLVILMVSMGYGVVRPTLGGLTSKVLLVGVTFFVASEVLELVENVGAVSDLSGKAKLFLILPVAFLDAFIIIWIFKSLSATLSKLQARRMMVKLDIYRKFTNALVVAVIVSVGWICYELYFKSNDVYNEQWQNAWVIPAFWQVLSFSLLCIICALWAPSQNSMRYAYSDDASDEFDRDDGTLTLIKPSTIPSKDVRSSPEPIPVHTSNGASNGDLEEDKTE, from the exons ATGTTTAGGGTCTATGAATCAATATTGTTTTGTGTGTGGCTGTTTATGAGCTTGATTGTTGAAGGTTCAGTTCACGAGTATAAAGGAGAGAGATTTGTGGGCAAAGGGAATGCCTTTGTGGTTCACGGCGGCAGTGAAGGGATTTACTCTTCTGCCTCTGAAAATGTCAATGAGAAGAGTGTCCTTCCTGCTAATGGGGACTCTTATATACG TTTTAAAAAGATTACATTCCGGAGAACCCAGGAATTTTCCAACTTTAGTTCAGGGTTGGTACAAGCTATTGTTTTTGAGGTAGAAGATAGAGAGTCAATTGGGGGTTCTGCCTATGGTGGTCAAAGAGCTGTCTGCTGCACAGCTGATCTTGCAAAGTTGGGTGTGTGTTCAGAAGGAGAAATCATTCATCGCCCGTCAACTAAAAATCCTGGCTGGCCTCAGGTCTTTGGTGTTGCATTCTATGCAGATGAAGTAGTTGCAACATTGCCATCAAAATCAATACAGATTTCCAGAACTGGGATGTACAATTTGTATTTCATGCATTGTGATCCTAATCTTAAAGAGGTAGTTGTAGAGGGCAATACTATATGGAAAAATCCCAGTGGTTATTTACCCGGTAGAATGGCACCACTTATGAAATTTTACGGGTTCATGTCCCTTGCTTTTGTTATACTTGGATTATTCTGGTTCTCTCAGTATGCAAGATTCTGGAAAGAAGTTTTTCCATTGCAAAACTGCATAACAATGGTGATAACACTAGGCATGTTCGAGATGGCTTTCTGGTATTTTGACTATGCTGAATTCAATGAGACTGGAATTAGGCCAACTGGTATCACTGTATGGGCAGTTACTTTTGGTACTATTAAACGTTCAGTTGCACGCCTTGTCATCTTGATGGTTTCAATGGGCTATGGTGTTGTGAGACCTACCTTAGGTGGTCTTACATCAAAGGTGCTATTGGTTGGAGTGACCTTTTTTGTGGCATCTGAAGTGCTTGAATTAGTAGAAAATGTTGGTGCTGTTAGTGACCTTTCTGGCAAGGCCAAACTTTTTTTGATTCTTCCCGTGGCATTCTTGGATGCTTTCATCATTATTTGGATATTTAAGTCACTTTCTGCCACTTTAAGTAAGCTTCAG GCTAGGAGGATGATGGTCAAGCTGGATATATACCGGAAATTCACTAATGCTCTGGTAGTAGCTGTTATTGTGTCAGTGGGTTGGATATGCTATGAG TTGTATTTCAAGTCAAATGATGTTTACAATGAGCAGTGGCAGAATGCATGGGTCATCCCAGCTTTCTGGCAagtcctttccttttctcttctatGCATCATCTGTGCTCTTTGGGCTCCCTCCCAGAACTCAATGCG ATACGCTTACTCAGATGATGCAAGCGATGAGTTTGACAGGGATGATGGCACTTTAACACTCATTAAACCATCCACAATACCTTCTAAGGATGTTAGAAGTTCGCCAGAACCCATACCAGTGCACACCAGCAATGGAGCATCTAATGGTGATTTGGAAGAAGATAAGACAGAATAG